One Cucurbita pepo subsp. pepo cultivar mu-cu-16 chromosome LG11, ASM280686v2, whole genome shotgun sequence DNA window includes the following coding sequences:
- the LOC111805851 gene encoding uncharacterized protein LOC111805851, producing the protein MESVASTSSSPPDGPRLHLHRFKPSQAVADRIVRALHHHLHLLYRSNSNFFVLGATGNVYIVSLSSTPSCTCPDRITPCKHILFIYIRALGMSLDDVCLRRRTLRPCQLNRLLAAPIILESLAEIGIRRIFHQQFFQVKERGSSANVVEEGTACPVCLDDMKKNDRVVACSTCRNLVHEDCFSRWKRSKGRRRVSCVVCRARWKETTDQQKYLNLSAYVNEHDVVDNNL; encoded by the coding sequence ATGGAGTCCGTTGCCTCTACTTCGTCGTCCCCACCGGATGGCCCCCGTCTTCACCTTCATCGGTTCAAGCCCTCCCAAGCTGTGGCTGACCGGATTGTTCGAGCTCTCCACCATCACCTCCACCTCCTTTACCGCTCCAATTCTAACTTCTTTGTGTTGGGAGCCACAGGCAATGTTTACATCGTGTCTCTATCCTCCACCCCTTCGTGTACTTGTCCCGATCGTATTACTCCATGCAAACACATACTATTTATCTACATTCGAGCCCTGGGCATGTCGCTTGACGACGTATGTCTTCGGAGGAGAACGCTTCGACCTTGCCAGTTGAATCGTTTGCTTGCTGCACCTATAATATTAGAATCACTTGCAGAGATTGGCATACGTAGAATATTTCATCAACAATTCTTTCAGGTAAAAGAAAGAGGTTCTTCTGCAAATGTTGTGGAAGAAGGGACTGCATGTCCTGTTTGTTTGGATGATATGAAGAAGAACGATCGTGTTGTAGCGTGTTCGACGTGTCGAAATCTTGTTCATGAAGATTGTTTCTCGAGGTGGAAACGAAGCAAGGGAAGGAGAAGGGTTAGTTGCGTAGTGTGTAGGGCACGGTGGAAAGAGACGACAGATCAACaaaagtatttgaatttgtcTGCCTATGTCAACGAACACGACGTAGTTGACAACAATCTCTAG